From Oligoflexia bacterium, the proteins below share one genomic window:
- a CDS encoding prepilin-type N-terminal cleavage/methylation domain-containing protein: MKTLNINHLRKGFSLVEAMTAILIVGILATVGVPQYRKYIADAYKSEGLLLLRKVVDSQTLYYKTQPFLHQNRTLMCQPNYSFAGLSTYWSDSKTCNGRTTARHQHPLNQKKYICFFQSKLTFNSTDCLITSSNRYNANNKFLGEYVRSQNATYNIFLLDPTVSKFTAYAGRDSWVQANYGVPLNQTLTVRAVADTDGDSTHHSYTRANVLYNSTYNPLLRSDLWVLQRSMYANNGELNLTSGIFEINPGE; the protein is encoded by the coding sequence ATGAAGACATTAAATATAAATCACCTTCGTAAAGGTTTTAGTCTTGTTGAGGCAATGACTGCTATTTTAATCGTAGGAATTTTAGCAACAGTAGGGGTTCCACAATACAGAAAATATATTGCCGATGCATACAAGTCTGAAGGATTATTATTATTAAGAAAAGTTGTAGACTCTCAAACCTTATATTACAAAACACAGCCCTTTTTACATCAAAATAGAACCCTGATGTGTCAACCAAATTATTCATTTGCTGGTTTATCAACCTACTGGAGCGATAGCAAAACCTGCAATGGTAGAACAACAGCTCGTCACCAACATCCACTTAATCAAAAAAAATACATATGTTTTTTTCAGTCAAAATTAACTTTTAACAGTACAGACTGTCTTATAACCTCATCTAACCGCTATAATGCTAACAATAAATTTCTTGGAGAATATGTCAGATCACAAAATGCAACCTACAATATTTTTTTATTGGACCCTACCGTAAGCAAATTCACTGCTTATGCAGGCAGAGACTCATGGGTGCAAGCAAATTATGGTGTCCCCCTCAATCAAACATTGACTGTTAGAGCAGTTGCTGACACTGATGGTGACAGTACTCATCATAGTTACACACGAGCAAATGTGCTCTACAACTCAACTTACAATCCTCTATTAAGATCTGATCTTTGGGTTTTGCAAAGAAGTATGTATGCAAATAATGGTGAATTAAATTTAACCAGCGGAATATTTGAAATTAATCCTGGAGAGTAA